From a region of the Lactuca sativa cultivar Salinas chromosome 4, Lsat_Salinas_v11, whole genome shotgun sequence genome:
- the LOC111897117 gene encoding uncharacterized protein LOC111897117, with protein MGHEFTLELLHRNPLQCVEVLRMYRESFVRLYAHFRVNYALNDSKHVSVEEKMAMYLMMIGHNQRYVIIKRRFQHSKQIVHKFFHEVLDKMLLFAHDIIVPTSFNPNPNIPGHNRRLRWVFKGAVSALDGTLIHAVVPANKRDLYRSRGKGDCYQNVLAICDFNMMFTFVVAGWEGIANDSRILLEALANPHAPFPLPPPDKYYLCDAAYANIRGFMAPYRNVRYWLGDFRRRRALTNKEKFNHAHAKLRNVIERAFGVLKARFPILKRMAPFSLVTQRNITLACFALHNFIRREGLHDEFFARYDEPNVSVRNNNVGVDNDEDEIPTHGTAADREYMTQLRDEIAEQLMQNME; from the exons ATGGGACATGAATTTACATTAGAGTTACTTCACCGTAATCCTCTACAATGTGTTGAAGTGCTACGCATGTACCGTGAATCATTTGTCCGACTATATGCTCATTTTAGAGTAAACTACGCGTTAAATGATAGCAAACATGTGTCGGTTGAGGAGAAGATGGCTATGTATTTGATGATGATCGGTCATAACCAACGTTATGTGATTATCAAGCGGAGATTTCAACACTCAAAGCAAATAGTTCATAAGTTTTTTCATGAAGTGTTGGACAAAATGCTGCTTTTCGCACATGACATTATAGTGCCAACTTCTTTTAATCCGAATCCAAACATTCCAGGACATAATAGGAGGCTACGATGGGTGTTTAAGGGAGCAGTTAGTGCACTTGATGGCACCTTGATACATGCTGTTGTCCCTGCAAACAAACGGGATTTATATAGAAGTAGGGGAAAAGGTGATTGTTACCAAAACGTATTGGCAATATGTGACTTCAACATGATGTTTACGTTTGTTGTGGCCGGTTGGGAAGGGATAGCAAACGATTCTAGAATTTTATTAGAAGCATTAGCAAATCCACATGCACCATTCCCGCTTCCACCACCAG AtaaatattatctttgtgatgccgCTTATGCAAACATTCGAGGTTTTATGGCACCGTACCGTAATGTGAGGTATTGGCTTGGAGATTTCCGTCGAAGACGTGCATTAAcgaataaagaaaaatttaaccATGCACACGCAAAACTTCGGAATGTCATTGAGCGTGCTTTTGGTGTCTTGAAAGCACGATTCCCTATATTGAAGAGGATGGCACCATTCTCATTGGTTACACAACGAAACATTACCCTAGCATGCTTTGCGCTTCATAATTTTATAAGAAGAGAGGGACTACATGATGAGTTTTTTGCACGATATGACGAACCAAATGTCTCGGTTCGGAATAACAATGTAGGCGTTGATAATGATGAAGATGAGATTCCAACACATGGTACTGCAGCGGATCGTGAATATATGACTCAGTTAAGAGATGAAATTGCCGAACAATTGATGCAAAATATGGAATGA